The following proteins are co-located in the Nocardioides piscis genome:
- a CDS encoding DUF2252 domain-containing protein, with the protein MPRADRTAVIVEVLRDAFAPMMRADPTAFRAKYRKMASDPHAFYRGTACLFYADVTQEEAGWAQHGAERIWIHGDLHVENFGTYLNSHGRLIFDVNDFDEAYLGRYTWDLQRFAASLALIGWQKALPEEAVRRLIARYARSYLAQVDHYADVDDDEDFAITLENATGPVLGALERARMLRRADLLDSVTVVTGGVRRFIEDESAQRLDREHRAKVVAAFRAYLDTIPESKRFDRDLFYELRDVVSKSGFGIGSAGLPAYNVLVEGYSQALDNDVVLSMKQANVPAVSRFVDTEEVDSYFEHEGQRTIVSQRALQVHTDPLAGHTSIDGVGYVVSEVSPYEVDLDWGDINEPKQMQVVVDHLGRATAKIHCASDEDSQQDLVDISVEDAVIASVKGGRREFVDWLGQWGIDYALRVREDHALFVDAFREGKMGIAAT; encoded by the coding sequence ATGCCCAGAGCGGACCGTACGGCCGTCATCGTGGAGGTGCTGCGCGACGCCTTCGCGCCGATGATGAGGGCCGACCCGACAGCCTTCCGTGCGAAGTATCGAAAGATGGCGAGCGATCCGCACGCGTTCTATCGCGGCACCGCGTGCCTGTTCTATGCCGACGTCACCCAGGAGGAAGCCGGGTGGGCGCAACACGGCGCCGAGCGGATCTGGATCCACGGCGACCTGCACGTGGAGAACTTCGGCACCTACCTCAACTCCCACGGCCGACTGATCTTCGACGTCAACGACTTCGACGAGGCCTATCTCGGCCGCTACACCTGGGACCTGCAGCGTTTCGCCGCCAGCCTGGCCCTGATCGGCTGGCAGAAGGCGCTGCCCGAGGAAGCAGTCCGACGGCTCATCGCACGCTACGCCCGCTCCTACCTCGCCCAGGTCGACCACTACGCCGACGTCGACGACGACGAGGACTTCGCGATCACGCTCGAGAACGCCACCGGTCCGGTGCTCGGCGCGTTGGAGCGTGCACGGATGCTCCGCCGGGCAGACCTGCTCGACTCGGTGACAGTCGTGACCGGCGGGGTGCGACGGTTCATCGAGGACGAGTCAGCGCAGCGCCTCGACCGCGAGCACCGCGCCAAGGTGGTCGCGGCGTTCAGGGCCTACCTCGACACCATCCCGGAGTCGAAGCGCTTCGACCGCGACCTCTTCTACGAGCTGCGCGACGTCGTGTCCAAGAGCGGCTTCGGGATCGGCAGCGCTGGGCTGCCTGCCTACAACGTGCTGGTGGAGGGCTACAGCCAGGCGCTCGACAACGACGTCGTGCTGTCGATGAAGCAGGCCAACGTCCCGGCCGTCTCACGCTTCGTCGACACCGAGGAGGTCGACAGCTACTTCGAGCACGAGGGACAGCGCACGATCGTCAGCCAGCGCGCTCTCCAGGTCCACACCGACCCGTTGGCGGGTCACACGAGCATCGACGGGGTGGGCTACGTCGTCAGCGAGGTCTCGCCCTACGAGGTGGACCTCGACTGGGGCGACATCAACGAGCCGAAGCAGATGCAGGTCGTCGTCGACCACCTGGGCCGGGCCACCGCCAAGATCCACTGTGCCTCTGACGAGGACAGTCAGCAGGACCTCGTCGACATCTCCGTCGAGGACGCCGTCATCGCCTCGGTCAAGGGTGGGCGCAGGGAGTTCGTCGACTGGCTCGGCCAGTGGGGGATCGACTACGCGCTGCGTGTGCGCGAGGACCACGCACTCTTCGTGGATGCCTTCCGCGAGGGCAAGATGGGGATCGCGGCGACCTGA
- a CDS encoding SRPBCC family protein: protein MATHDMTAGVEPLLEDAVDIEAPPGRVWELVGDVRRLADWSPQVTHCELLPDSAEIGSGARFVNHNLERSPDGQDLTWTTHSEVVRFVPEREIAFRVEENWAVWSFTLEPGADGGTRLIERRAVPEGISDLARQLTDGFMGGQEVFTQVLRAGMRETLERIKVAAEG, encoded by the coding sequence ATGGCCACGCACGACATGACCGCAGGTGTCGAACCGCTGCTCGAGGACGCTGTCGACATCGAGGCGCCCCCTGGCAGGGTGTGGGAGCTGGTCGGTGACGTACGGCGACTGGCCGACTGGAGCCCACAGGTGACCCACTGCGAGCTCCTCCCGGACAGCGCCGAGATCGGGTCGGGCGCCCGGTTCGTCAACCACAACCTCGAGAGATCGCCGGACGGGCAGGACCTGACGTGGACCACCCACAGCGAGGTGGTCAGGTTCGTCCCCGAACGCGAGATCGCGTTCCGGGTGGAGGAGAACTGGGCGGTGTGGTCCTTCACCCTCGAGCCCGGCGCCGACGGCGGCACCCGGCTCATCGAGCGGCGTGCGGTCCCGGAGGGGATCTCCGACCTGGCCCGCCAGCTGACCGACGGCTTCATGGGGGGCCAGGAGGTCTTCACGCAGGTCCTGCGCGCGGGCATGCGCGAGACGCTCGAGCGGATCAAGGTCGCCGCCGAGGGCTGA
- a CDS encoding phospho-sugar mutase, with protein MDADLITRARAWAAEDPDELTRAELERIVEAVEAGADRADLADRFAGTLEFGTAGLRGALGAGPNRMNRVVVVRAAAGLAAYLNDTGHRGGSVVIGFDARHNSDVFARDTAEVMTGAGLKALVMPRPLPTPLLAYAIRELGCAAGVMVTASHNPPQDNGYKVYLGDGSQIVPPADTEIAARIAAVGALADVPRGGVGTVVGENIVDRYLDTVADLAQDGPRDLNIVYTPLHGVGGSTVVQVLETAGFSAPHVVEQQEQPDADFPTVAFPNPEEPGAMDLAMALAAKTDADLVVANDPDADRCAAAIRGPHGWRMLRGDEVGALLADHLLAAGRQGTFACSIVSSSLLGKLAAAAGQPYAETLTGFKWIAKVDGLAFGYEEALGYCVDPEHVKDKDGVSALLMVCEIAAQAKADGRTLHDLLDDIAARHGLHATDQLSVRFEDLAAIPATMQRLREAPPAVLGGLAVERVEDLSLGSDALPATDGLRFFLAHGARVIVRPSGTEPKVKCYLEVVIPVDAEDGVDAARIAAVGRLDAIKGDIRAAAGL; from the coding sequence ATGGACGCCGACCTGATCACCCGTGCCCGCGCCTGGGCAGCCGAGGACCCCGACGAGCTGACGCGCGCCGAGCTGGAGCGGATCGTCGAGGCCGTCGAGGCGGGTGCCGACCGGGCAGACCTCGCCGACCGCTTCGCAGGCACCCTCGAGTTCGGTACGGCGGGCCTGCGCGGCGCCCTCGGGGCCGGACCCAACCGGATGAACCGCGTCGTCGTGGTCCGGGCGGCGGCCGGCCTGGCGGCCTACCTCAACGACACCGGACACCGCGGCGGCAGCGTCGTCATCGGCTTCGACGCCCGCCACAACAGCGACGTGTTCGCCCGCGACACCGCCGAGGTGATGACCGGCGCCGGACTCAAGGCGCTGGTCATGCCCAGGCCGCTGCCCACCCCGCTGCTGGCCTACGCCATCCGCGAGCTCGGGTGCGCCGCAGGGGTGATGGTCACCGCGAGCCACAACCCGCCCCAGGACAACGGCTACAAGGTCTATCTCGGGGACGGCAGCCAGATCGTGCCGCCGGCCGACACCGAGATCGCGGCCCGCATCGCCGCGGTCGGAGCGCTCGCCGACGTCCCACGCGGCGGCGTCGGCACCGTGGTCGGGGAGAACATCGTCGACCGCTATCTCGACACCGTCGCCGACCTGGCCCAGGACGGACCGCGCGACCTCAACATCGTCTACACCCCCCTGCACGGTGTCGGCGGCAGCACGGTCGTCCAGGTCCTCGAGACGGCTGGCTTCAGTGCCCCGCACGTCGTCGAGCAGCAGGAACAGCCCGACGCCGACTTCCCGACGGTGGCCTTCCCCAACCCCGAGGAGCCCGGCGCCATGGACCTGGCCATGGCCCTGGCGGCGAAGACGGACGCCGACCTGGTCGTGGCCAACGACCCGGACGCCGATCGCTGCGCCGCTGCGATCCGCGGTCCCCACGGCTGGCGGATGCTCCGCGGCGACGAGGTCGGCGCGCTCCTGGCCGACCACCTCCTCGCCGCCGGCCGACAGGGCACGTTCGCCTGCTCGATCGTGTCCTCGAGCCTCCTCGGCAAGCTCGCCGCCGCGGCAGGACAGCCCTATGCGGAGACCCTCACGGGCTTCAAGTGGATCGCCAAGGTCGACGGTCTCGCCTTCGGCTACGAGGAGGCCCTCGGCTACTGCGTCGACCCGGAGCACGTCAAGGACAAGGACGGGGTCTCCGCCCTGCTGATGGTCTGCGAGATCGCAGCGCAGGCCAAGGCGGACGGCCGGACCCTGCACGACCTGCTCGACGACATCGCAGCCCGGCACGGCTTGCACGCCACCGACCAGCTCTCGGTGCGCTTCGAGGACCTCGCCGCGATCCCCGCCACCATGCAGCGCCTGCGCGAGGCACCTCCTGCCGTCCTCGGTGGACTTGCCGTCGAACGGGTCGAGGACCTCTCGCTCGGCAGCGACGCCCTCCCGGCGACCGACGGCCTGCGGTTCTTCCTCGCCCACGGAGCGCGGGTGATCGTCCGCCCCAGCGGCACCGAGCCCAAGGTGAAGTGCTATCTCGAGGTCGTCATCCCGGTCGACGCCGAGGACGGGGTCGACGCAGCGCGCATCGCGGCGGTCGGGCGGCTCGACGCCATCAAGGGCGACATCCGGGCGGCCGCCGGACTCTGA
- a CDS encoding MOSC domain-containing protein, with translation MRATVRSVNTGALSPVPGLRRGSAIRKQPQPRIEVRRPGPRHDGLGSGVVGDEIGSRKHHGGDTKAVYAFAGEELDRWAADLGRALPDGVFGENLTTRGLAVDDALVGETWRVGAALLEVCGPRIPCGTFAAHMGEAQWIRRFAARGRTGAYLAVREAGVIERGDPIEVVERPGHDVTVPMVFRALMGDRDLSRQVLAAEVLWAEEHEWLAARR, from the coding sequence GTGCGTGCCACCGTTCGCTCCGTCAACACCGGCGCCCTGAGCCCTGTGCCCGGTCTGAGGAGGGGCAGCGCGATCCGCAAGCAGCCCCAGCCCCGGATCGAGGTCCGCCGGCCGGGCCCGCGGCACGACGGGCTCGGCAGCGGGGTGGTCGGCGACGAGATCGGCTCGCGCAAGCACCACGGCGGCGACACCAAGGCCGTCTATGCCTTTGCCGGCGAGGAGCTCGACCGCTGGGCTGCCGACCTGGGGCGTGCGCTGCCCGACGGCGTCTTCGGGGAGAACCTCACCACCCGCGGGCTCGCTGTCGACGACGCCCTGGTCGGCGAGACCTGGCGGGTCGGAGCGGCGTTGCTCGAGGTCTGCGGACCACGGATCCCCTGCGGGACCTTCGCCGCCCACATGGGCGAGGCGCAGTGGATCAGGCGGTTCGCAGCGAGGGGACGCACCGGTGCCTATCTCGCGGTCCGCGAGGCAGGCGTCATCGAACGGGGCGACCCGATCGAGGTCGTCGAACGTCCGGGTCACGACGTGACGGTGCCGATGGTCTTCAGGGCGCTGATGGGCGATCGCGACCTCTCCCGCCAGGTCCTCGCGGCCGAGGTGCTCTGGGCCGAGGAGCACGAGTGGCTGGCCGCCAGGCGATGA
- a CDS encoding SRPBCC family protein, with protein sequence MAAPVEHVQGVLVDLEHYPHWWPQVMAVAKIDDDTARVLCRSRLPYTLDLVLHARRREPGLLEVKIHGDLSGSATFELVGDADGTGVSYTQEVSVAHRGLSAAARVLRPLLEWNHDHMMAGCEGGLGARTARPDA encoded by the coding sequence GTGGCTGCCCCGGTCGAACACGTCCAGGGTGTCCTGGTCGACCTCGAGCACTACCCCCACTGGTGGCCCCAGGTGATGGCGGTGGCCAAGATCGACGACGACACCGCGCGCGTGTTGTGCCGGTCGCGGCTTCCCTACACCCTCGACCTGGTGCTCCACGCCCGACGCCGAGAACCCGGCCTCCTGGAGGTCAAGATCCATGGCGACCTGAGTGGCTCGGCGACCTTCGAGCTCGTGGGCGACGCCGACGGCACCGGGGTGTCCTACACCCAGGAGGTCAGCGTGGCCCACCGCGGGCTGTCAGCTGCCGCCCGCGTGCTCCGTCCGCTGCTGGAGTGGAACCACGACCACATGATGGCCGGATGTGAGGGCGGCTTGGGAGCCCGGACGGCGCGCCCCGACGCCTAG
- a CDS encoding TetR/AcrR family transcriptional regulator: MTSPQRLDGRRVRGDATRRRAARQAADIATTHGLDSVTVGSLATATGLSKSGILTVFGNREAILVAAVAEARTVYVANVIAPAWHHEPGAPRLRALLDSWVDYLRRRVFPGGCFINATSTEFSHREGPVADAVRELAREWLDLLETELETAGSARPADDAFTIDALLNAGNVRRELFDDDAELDRARALALEVIDR, translated from the coding sequence ATGACCTCACCGCAGCGCCTCGACGGCCGTCGGGTCCGGGGAGACGCCACCCGCCGGCGGGCGGCGCGCCAAGCCGCCGACATCGCCACGACCCACGGCCTCGACTCGGTCACGGTGGGTTCGCTGGCGACCGCCACAGGCCTGAGCAAGAGCGGCATCCTCACCGTCTTCGGCAACCGCGAGGCCATCCTGGTCGCCGCGGTCGCCGAGGCCCGGACGGTCTACGTCGCCAACGTCATCGCCCCGGCGTGGCACCACGAGCCGGGGGCCCCAAGACTCCGCGCTCTCCTCGACTCCTGGGTGGACTACCTGCGCCGGAGGGTGTTTCCCGGTGGCTGCTTCATCAACGCCACCTCGACGGAGTTCAGCCACCGGGAGGGCCCGGTCGCCGACGCGGTCCGCGAGCTCGCCCGTGAGTGGCTCGACCTGCTGGAGACCGAGCTCGAGACGGCCGGCTCGGCCCGGCCGGCAGACGACGCCTTCACGATCGACGCCCTCCTCAACGCCGGCAACGTCCGGCGGGAGCTGTTCGACGACGACGCCGAGCTCGACCGCGCCCGCGCACTCGCCCTCGAGGTCATCGACCGCTGA
- a CDS encoding gluconokinase, translating into MPAPLVVVTGLSGSGKTTVGASLARALDVPFCDADDLHPEANVAKMASGRALDDRDRLPWLELVGHWLADHAEGGGVTACSALKRSYRDLLRSHAPAVGFLHLSADADVLAERLASRSGHFMPPAMLRSQLETLEPLEPDEPGMVVDAGTGVADIVEKYVEASGRT; encoded by the coding sequence ATGCCGGCGCCGCTCGTGGTGGTGACCGGGCTCTCCGGCTCCGGCAAGACGACCGTCGGCGCGTCACTCGCCCGCGCGCTCGACGTCCCGTTCTGCGACGCCGACGACCTCCACCCGGAGGCGAACGTCGCGAAGATGGCCTCGGGTCGAGCGTTGGACGACCGCGACCGACTGCCGTGGCTGGAGCTCGTCGGTCACTGGCTCGCCGACCACGCCGAGGGCGGCGGCGTGACGGCCTGCTCGGCGCTGAAGCGCTCCTATCGCGACCTGCTGCGCAGCCATGCCCCCGCTGTCGGCTTCCTGCACCTGAGCGCGGACGCCGACGTGCTGGCGGAGCGCCTGGCGAGCAGGTCTGGCCACTTCATGCCTCCGGCCATGTTGCGCTCACAGCTGGAGACGCTCGAGCCTCTGGAGCCCGATGAGCCAGGCATGGTCGTCGACGCCGGCACGGGTGTCGCAGACATCGTGGAGAAATACGTCGAGGCATCCGGCCGGACGTGA
- the deoC gene encoding deoxyribose-phosphate aldolase, producing the protein MTTPAAPTTSSGAFDDITASDSSLRRFLHGLPGVDQVGAEARAAGLGTRSIKTTAKAFAIDLAIRMVDLTTLEGQDTHGKVRALAAKAMRPDPADATCPSVAAVCVYPDMVGAAKQTLGESGVKVAAVATAFPSGRAALDIKLADTRDAVEAGADEIDMVIDRGAFLSGHYLQVFEEILAVKEACGDAHLKIIFETGELQTYDNVRRASWLGMLAGGHFIKTSTGKVQPAATLPVTMIMLEAVRDFRAQTGQMVGVKPAGGIRSSKDAIKYLVMVNEVAGPDWLDPDWFRFGASTLLNDLLMQRTKMTTGRYSGPDYFTLD; encoded by the coding sequence GTGACGACACCTGCCGCCCCGACGACGAGCTCGGGAGCCTTCGACGACATCACCGCGTCGGACTCCTCGCTGCGCCGCTTCCTGCACGGACTCCCCGGTGTCGACCAGGTCGGGGCCGAGGCCCGGGCCGCCGGTCTGGGCACCCGCTCGATCAAGACGACCGCCAAGGCGTTCGCGATCGACCTGGCCATCCGGATGGTCGACCTCACCACGCTGGAGGGGCAGGACACCCACGGCAAGGTCCGCGCCCTGGCCGCCAAGGCGATGCGCCCGGACCCCGCCGACGCGACCTGTCCCTCGGTCGCGGCTGTCTGCGTCTATCCCGACATGGTCGGTGCTGCGAAGCAGACCCTGGGCGAGTCGGGCGTCAAGGTGGCTGCGGTCGCGACGGCCTTCCCGAGCGGGCGGGCAGCCCTCGACATCAAGCTCGCCGACACCCGCGACGCGGTCGAGGCGGGTGCCGACGAGATCGACATGGTCATCGACCGGGGGGCGTTCCTCTCCGGGCACTACCTGCAGGTCTTCGAGGAGATCCTCGCCGTCAAGGAGGCCTGTGGCGATGCCCACCTCAAGATCATCTTCGAGACCGGCGAGCTGCAGACCTATGACAACGTCCGGCGCGCTTCCTGGCTGGGCATGTTGGCGGGGGGTCACTTCATCAAGACCTCGACGGGCAAGGTCCAGCCTGCCGCGACGCTGCCGGTCACGATGATCATGCTCGAGGCCGTGCGTGACTTCCGCGCGCAGACCGGCCAGATGGTCGGGGTGAAGCCGGCCGGCGGCATCCGGTCCTCCAAGGACGCCATCAAGTACCTCGTGATGGTCAACGAGGTCGCCGGGCCCGACTGGCTCGATCCCGACTGGTTCCGCTTCGGCGCCTCCACCCTGCTCAACGACCTGCTGATGCAGCGCACCAAGATGACCACCGGCCGCTACTCCGGCCCCGACTACTTCACGCTGGACTGA